The Zingiber officinale cultivar Zhangliang chromosome 10A, Zo_v1.1, whole genome shotgun sequence genome contains a region encoding:
- the LOC122027140 gene encoding DELLA protein RHT-1-like → MKRQHEDAGREGDCPVAMGLETGKGKMFPMMTTGDGECGVDELLAALGYKVRASDMADVAHKLEQLDVAMSSDDASHFPQFASDTVHYDPSDLSTWLDSMLCEVNLPLPTLLPSPTATAHCSNGHSLSISSNSTVTKDSTAAPPRASGVYDFEPVPSPAAASVGRVVYETDPQSEKILYPRDSKRIRTCSSSSSSGGPTKEVASFLKQATAALPVVVVDTQETGIRLVHALLACGEAVQQENLNAADALVKQISVLAAFQRGPMRKVAGYFAEALARRIYRHNPLPQADRVALDFLHSHFYESAPYLKFAHFTANQAILEAFAGCHRVHVVDFGLKQGMQWPALLQALALRPGGPPSFRLTGIGPPQTDNSDELQEVGWKLTMLSENIGIDFHFRGFLASSLADIEPQMLLEPEGKKVERDGGDEAVAVNSVMELHQLLARPGAVEKVLGTARALRPRIMTVVEEEANHNGRTFLERFTESLHYYSSMFDSLDNGANGVAEEEIEEQRLHREMADAYLGRQICNVVASEGMDRTERHETLGRWRERMAQAGFEPVHLGSNAFKQANMLLALYASGDGFRVEEAEGCLTLGWHTRPLIATSAWRIGAAAAIR, encoded by the coding sequence ATGAAACGACAGCATGAAGACGCCGGAAGGGAAGGTGATTGTCCGGTGGCGATGGGGCTGGAGACAGGGAAAGGGAAGATGTTCCCCATGATGACGACGGGCGACGGAGAGTGCGGCGTGGACGAGTTGCTTGCGGCGCTCGGCTATAAGGTGCGGGCGTCGGACATGGCGGATGTCGCCCATAAGCTGGAGCAGCTGGACGTCGCCATGTCCAGCGACGACGCCTCTCATTTCCCGCAGTTCGCTTCAGATACCGTTCACTATGATCCTTCTGATCTCTCCACCTGGCTCGACAGCATGCTCTGCGAGGTCAACTTGCCGCTTCCCACTCTCCTCCCTTCGCCAACCGCCACAGCTCACTGTAGTAACGGTCACAGCTTGAGTATCTCCTCCAACTCTACCGTCACGAAGGACTCTACTGCTGCTCCCCCGCGCGCATCTGGCGTATACGACTTTGAGCCCGTCCCCTCACCGGCTGCCGCCTCCGTTGGGCGGGTTGTTTATGAAACCGATCCTCAATCTGAGAAGATCTTGTATCCCAGAGATTCGAAGCGGATAAGGACTTGCTCGTCTTCGTCTTCTTCTGGTGGACCGACGAAGGAGGTGGCCTCGTTTCTGAAACAAGCAACAGCGGCGCTTCCAGTGGTGGTGGTGGACACACAAGAGACAGGGATCCGTTTGGTGCATGCCCTGCTTGCCTGCGGGGAGGCGGTGCAGCAGGAGAACTTGAATGCGGCGGACGCCCTGGTAAAGCAGATCTCGGTGCTAGCTGCCTTCCAACGTGGCCCGATGAGGAAGGTGGCCGGCTACTTTGCGGAGGCCCTCGCGCGCCGGATCTACCGACATAATCCCCTTCCCCAAGCCGATCGCGTCGCCCTCGACTTCCTCCACTCGCACTTCTACGAGAGCGCGCCTTACCTCAAGTTCGCCCACTTCACAGCCAATCAGGCCATCCTCGAGGCTTTCGCCGGCTGCCACCGTGTGCACGTCGTCGACTTCGGGCTGAAGCAGGGGATGCAGTGGCCGGCTCTGCTCCAGGCGCTCGCCCTTCGGCCAGGCGGACCGCCGTCTTTCCGCCTCACCGGAATTGGGCCGCCGCAGACGGACAACTCCGACGAGCTACAGGAGGTGGGCTGGAAGCTGACTATGCTCTCGGAGAATATCGGCATCGATTTCCACTTCCGCGGCTTTTTAGCCTCGAGCCTCGCGGATATCGAGCCCCAGATGCTGCTCGAGCCGGAGGGCAAGAAAGTCGAACGCGATGGAGGGGACGAGGCGGTGGCCGTGAACTCAGTGATGGAGCTTCATCAGCTTCTGGCACGGCCGGGGGCGGTGGAGAAAGTATTAGGGACGGCGAGGGCTCTGCGACCGCGCATCATGACGGTGGTGGAGGAGGAGGCGAACCACAACGGGAGAACGTTCCTGGAGCGCTTCACAGAGTCGTTGCACTACTACTCGAGCATGTTCGACTCACTTGATAACGGCGCCAATGGCGTGGCGGAGGAGGAGATAGAGGAGCAGCGGCTGCACCGGGAGATGGCGGATGCCTACTTGGGGCGGCAGATCTGCAACGTGGTGGCGAGCGAGGGAATGGATCGGACGGAGCGACACGAGACGCTCGGGCGATGGCGAGAGCGAATGGCGCAGGCCGGGTTCGAGCCCGTGCACTTGGGATCGAACGCCTTCAAGCAAGCAAATATGCTTCTCGCGCTCTACGCCAGCGGCGATGGATTCCGGGTGGAGGAGGCGGAGGGCTGCCTCACCCTCGGCTGGCACACCCGCCCACTAATCGCAACCTCCGCCTGGCGCATCGGTGCGGCCGCCGCCATCCGTTGA